TATGTGGGTCCATCCACCAACACCAAGTTGCACCACAGACTGGATGCTTTAGTCCAGGATCTCTGAGGAGACCCCTAAGGAGAACATCTGCTGCCTCAGGAACATCAAGAACATGCCGAGGCGTTGTAGGGAGGATCCTACATCAAAGTCGGATCAGCGTGTGTTTATAATAACTCCAAATCCAAATTACATTCatcatttttgtgtgattttgctGTCAGCACATTCAACTATGGAAAGAACAAAGTATTTCATATATaccaaaatatataacaaaatatttcattcattcacatctATATGTTACTTTAGTgttccttttattttatttttttagcagtGTATTACAGGTAATAGACATCCATCGTTAGCGTTCAACTACAATTACTACAATTAGTACAATTAGTACAATTACTACAATTACCGCTGAGGCATTTTTAGCCAATGGATCACtgaatatatttgtttatttgaaaaatatacaaagtgcTGATAAATCACTCTTGTTCATACAAATTTCATCCAAAACAGAAGAAAACTGGAAAATAGTAGAAAGCTAAAAAGCTTTATCGCTGTATCCTCAACCGTAGAAAACATGATTGTGCaagataattaaataataattgtcaCTTGGGATGACAAGCTGTTAACCAGGAATGCCATACCGCGAGATTCCAAAGTACTACACTATACTCAAGAACTTTCCAACGCATAGTTGGCTTCCTGTCCCCCAACATATCCATttccttctcatcacctacaaagctcttcatacctcacagacctccttcatCCACACGATCCCCCgcatccccttcgctcctcagactccgacctcctggcactcccctttAAGACtgagctccgaacctggggagacagaaccttctccatcgctgcccccaccctccgGAACTCTGGAACATTGTTTACtctttttactcaactctatttttatttcttttttctctactgtaaagcgtctttgagtactctgaaaagcgctatacaaataaaatgtattattattattattatgtacaaatcaatcaatacaacatacaatacagttttaaacaaaGTTATATTCACCGTGTTCGCCAATGGCTGAATGTAAAGGAATGGAAAATACTTCTTtgctcttgctctctctcttcATGTGCTTCTCTTACCACACAGTACTTCCGATTACCACTAAGTACTTCCGTTTTACGTGTGTCACATGACTTACTATGTACTACTTTTTTGTGCACAGAACATATTGAACATTCAAATATAAGACCGTAcgtttcttcattcattcattcattcattcattcagggtcacggggggtgctggagcctatcccagctgtcttcgggcgagaggcggggtacaccctggactggtggccagccaatcacagggcacatatagacaaacaaccattcacactcacattcatacctatggacaatttagagtcgccaattaacctagcatgtttttggaatgtgggaggaaaccggagtaccccacgcacacacggggagaacatgcaaactccacacagagatgcccgaggatggaattgaaccctggtctcctagctgtgaggtctgcgcgctaaccacttgattgcCATGCCGCTCCGTATGTTTCttaatatactaaatatatgcacaatagggctgcacggtggtcgagtggttagaacacagacctcacagctaggagaccagggttcaattccaccctcggccatctctgtgtggaatttgcatgttctccgctgttttctccggcttcctcccacattccaaaaacatgctaggttaattagcgactccaaattgtccataggtatgaatgtgagtgtgaatggttgtttgtctatatgtgccctgtgattggctggccaccagttcagggtgtacgccgcttcttggccaaagacagctggcataggctccagcacacactgcgactcttgtgaggcggtagaaaatgaatgaatgaattaacgcAGCTGATTAATCATTGCGGCTAGAACTCTTTCGCAACATTACACTATGGTACTATGCGATGGTACTTAAACAGCCGCAACTGGGACTGCAAAGGATGGATGGGTACTTAAACAGTGCCTAGCCAGTAATTACCGTCGTCTTGGCAACTAAAACCACCCGGTAGCCATCCAAGTGGCCACTTTAAATGGACGCCTATCTAGAGTGGCTGCTAATATTTCCACAGCTGGAATAGTGTTTGTCATCGTGATGGCCGCTTGAACAGAATGGCTTATACGGGCCATCATGCTGTCCAAAATGAGAGATGCTATTTGTAGCGACAAAAATCTCCAAGCCATTCCTTCATTAGTCGGTCCATCTTTACTGGTAATTGCTTTGTCGGATGTGCGCTCTGGAAAATACCTGACTGTCAACAAACACGTTTATCCAGTCGTCCTGTTGTTCTTCTTACCTTGCTTTACCTCTGTCGGCTTTTTTGTCTTGATTATTGTCGCCAACATCTCACCATACATTCATTCCTTTATGCTGAGCTTCCACAAAGCAACCTCGCCTTATCTTTTATTCTTCCATTAGCACACTTGTAGAAGaagaaattgaagaaacaaggctggtttaataataaacacagcGGGGTGGTCACGGCCACCCCCCTCCGACCACCACTTAGCTCCACCCACAACAGCAGTACATTGTATTGGTTTACATGtacacaataattccagctcaaaattaacatattttgcagctcattcattttcagagAAGCGAGCGCCATActcagtcgagtggttagcgcgcagacctcacagctaggagacccgagttcgattccaccctcggccatctctgtgtggagtttgcatgtttttctccggtttcctcccacattccaaaaacatgctaggttaattagcgactccaaattgtccataggtatgaatgtgagtgtgaatggttgtttgtctatatgtgccctgtgattggctggccaccagtccagtgtgtactcctgcctcctgcccgaagacagctgggataggctccagcacccccgcgaccctggtgaggataagcagtagaaaatgaatgaattaatgattgacAGCTCCATACTGACGGACACAATATTGACTTTTAGGACTACATATGTAAACACTGAAACTAGGTAAAGAAACTTCTTTCATCAGGAATGAAATACTTTCATACTTCTAGCCTTTTCGGGTCTTTATAAATCGGCAGTAGAACCAGAGGGACGCGTGCCAACAAGTAAACCAGACACCCTTGCTACATCGCTGGGTAGAACATAGTGTGATTTTgacttaaaaacagaaaaaagagaaaaaagaggtggggtacacattggactggtggccagccaatcacagggcacatatagacaaacaaccattcacactcacattcataccgatggacaatttggagtcgccaattaacctagcatgtttttggaatgtgggaggaaaccggagaaaacagcggagaacatgcaaagatctccacacagagatggctgaggatggaatcgaactcgggtctcctagctgtgaggtctgcgcgctaaccactcgagcgagTATGGCGCTCGCatctctgaaaatggctggcaaTGAATGAGTTAAAGTTAAAtgagttttattaattttggtctgtgagctaaccactcgatcaccgtgcagccagtttAATTgatttatgcattcattcattttctacctttttttcctcacgtgggtcgcgggaggtgctggagcctatcccagctgtctttgggcaagaggcggggtacaccctggactggtggccagccaatcacagggcacatatagacaaacaaccattcacactcacattcatacctatggacaatttggagtcgctaattaacctagcatgtttttggaatgtgggaggaaaccggagaaaacagcggagaacatgcaaagatctccacacagagatggctgagggtggaatcgaactcgggtctcctagctgtgaggtctgcgcgctaaccactcgaccgagtATGGCACTCACatctctgaaaatggctggcaaTGAACGTTAAATTAGTTAATATGTTGATTTTGGtctgtgagctaaccactcgaccaccgtgcagccagtttaattgttgttttcaatacattcctttttttttaatgctttttgtcacacttccCCTTCTTGTATTGTTGTAtgttgtagctctacttaaaacctcattaagatccaaacgCTCAAAATGTAAGTTCTAGCTATTCATCAACTGATCTTAAAATTTGGATCAGGTctgtatagctgaataataataaatacagcaaCTTCTGAttaatccatgtcaatttcaaaaTTGCCACACCCATTTATCTTCTACAAGTTATCCGAGGTCAAGTctcgggggcagcagcctaagcagggaggCCCAGACTTCTCCCTCTACCCGGccacttcatccagctcctcccgacggatcctgaggcgttcccaggccaatTGGGAGACATAGTTTCTCCAACATGTTCTGAGTCTTCCCTGAGGTCTGCTACCGGTTGGACCCAGGGAGGCATCCTAACCAGACCCCCGAGCCACCTCATGTGGCTCCTCTTAATGTGGAGGAGCAGCGGTTCTACttggatgacagtgcttctcgtATCTCTAatggagagcccagccaccctgtgGAGAAAAcgcatttcagccgcctgtaccCGCGATCTTGTCCTTCTTTAGTCACATGACCATAGGTGTAAATCACACCCACTTCTGCTCAATGCACCGACCACTCCCTGCTACCTATAGACATGCAGTCAATTATCCTTCTTGTAGAagctaattaaataaattattgctgTCAATGTTTCTGGCTTTTTATATTGACGTAGTTCCTTGTCACAGAGACTTAATAATTACCATCCAGAACATTCCAGGGTTGGGTCAAGCTAGCAGATAAAAGGATGGCTCGTCGTCGTCCTCGGCATCGAGCATCAACACTGCAAAGGTAACGCGACACACAGCTTTGCATCTTCATTTTATTACTAGGTTTTAATGTGATACTTTTAATATAACAGTATTTGTTTATCATTGCATAGATGGCATTTTCTCTTCGCACGTTCTTCCTGCTTTGTGGGGTCAGCGGACTGTTGACCGGAGCTGTAAGTCCAAATTTTACTTCCTGACTTCAAGAAAGATATATTTCATATTCTgtttcattgttgtgttttttttcttcttcctagtGGTCTTGGCCTCGCACCAATAAGAGTTAGTAGCTGTGACTTAATGACACTTTCTCAAATGAAGCATTAGTTTCaggtttgttgtatttttttcgaCGTTAAATAACAATTGTGTTGCAGATGGTTGCTGTCCTGAGGAGTGGACTCAATTGGATGATCACTGCTACGTCTTCAAAGACGATCCAAGGACCTTCACGGATGCAGAGGTATGGAAGAATTCCACATCATAACATGTGTGATGTATCTCTAAACCAATCGACTGCTATCCAAATCAGTGATCCATCTGTTCATTTAGCAAAATCCTACCATGTGATAGAGCTTAATGAATGAAATCTACACCGTCACACTCTTTTTCTTCCATTAGAGCGTCTGCAACATTCTTGGTGGGAACCTGGCCTCAATCACTAGCGCCCTGAAAAATGTAGTCGTTTATGAACTGGTTGTGGAGGGAATGGTAAAAGAGGCCTGGATCGGACTCAGCGATGCCATCGAGGTGAAACCAAAGTTGTTTAATAATCAGCATGAAAAATGGATGCGTTCTCCCGACTGTGTTTCGTGATGATACTAAATTTTGCTAACAAATTCATCACAATCAAGATGTAAAGCATTATTGACAAGTTCAGGAGAGACTCAATCTTAATTAAATATGACTGTCTTGCAGGATGGAGAGTATTTTTGGACTGATGGCAAAGTCTTTGACTTTGACAACTTTAACAAATGGCCGAGCTCAGGAAATTGTACAGTGATTGGCAGTGGAGGTAAACGTATAATCAGTAAATCCAGTTCACTTGTGATTGGATGTAAATTCATCCTTAAAacgttttatatatatttttgcaggTGAGTGGGATAACGAGGAATGCAGCACAGAGGAGCCATATGTTTGCATCATGGAATCATCCTGTGGCAAGCACTAATCGGCTCTTCTACCAGCGTATTTTGTAGAACAATGTCCATCAGTAATCATGTAAAAGGTACTGAGACAATATCAAACTTTTAGTGGTGTCTTTGTATCTTGGGGTTTACTGTCGggtcttcttttcttcttcttgtacaCTGTTCAGTTTTTGAATTTCAGTCAAACACATGAAAATATCttctttttactgaataaagGACTCTATCTGCATCAAAATatgttatgtgttattttctacTCACTGAATTCCGAACTTGCGCATTGCTTGAATAGACTGTAgtacttttgtgttttatttcatggcattttaaaaaatctcgcTCATTTGTGTTATTTCATAATCACAAGAATTAAGCAGTCAGGAGACTGCAGTTAATGCAATTTTGGCAGTACAGAAAAAGGTTGTATTGTAATGCAGTATAATGTGACTAATGTTTACATATTACACTGATTGCACTAAACAGTTTGATTAATATCAAGTCAGAAACTATTACTTCAATTAAATCTTccacatatataaatatcttATATAAAATCACTGAATATTAGAagtgaaaaatacaaaacaaatcaaaattcaaacttttcttttacagtttttttttttttaaacccaaaacaataacaacaccaCCATCAGTTATTTTACCAATTGTGGTCTAAAGAGACTTACCGCCTTGCATCCACTAATCCTTAGACCAGGGTCAGCAACCTGCAGCTCTTCAGCGtccttgttgtggctccctttgcaatgctggaacatttttttttacacccaagtgtagaaaatacacaattttgaaaagttaaaaatatacaactttgTCAGACAGGCTGACACTGTTTTAGAACTTCATTTTGACCTGAACACACACCGCAGTACAATTAGATATATACTTTATGTATGTAACAGGgtcataatgtcattgtaaatactgtatatatatatatatatatatatatatatatatatatatatatatatatatatatatatatatatatatatatatatatatatatatatatatatgtgtgtgtgtgtgtgtgtgtgtgtgtgtgtgtgtgtgtgtgttataattACACACATTTCTACATTTCTGACCTGTTTGTTTTGTCATATTAATGTGGAACGTTAAAGGCGCCATTTTGTACCCCACTACGGCTCTAATTAGTGCAACACCTCCTTGTGTGTAAGTTTAGGCCACGCCTCTCTACTTCGCTGTTCGCGACCTGGTTGTGAGAGGTAGGCGTGTGTATGTCCTCACAAATGTGTTCagtttaaaactttatttctcATTCTTGTCTCGTTTTGTAATCTGTGTATGGGCACGTAATTCGGTCACATTTTGACTGGAACATATTTGTTGTACTTCCAACAGGTATGCTATTTTTGTCTCACTTTGTATAGCTTGTTCGGTCGTGATATCGATGTGAGAGGGGCACGTAATTCGGCCACATTTTGACTGGAACATATTTGTTGTACTTCTATCAGATGTGAGTAAAGTGCAGCAACTTCAGGAACCCTGTGTCTGTCGTCACTCTTAAGTCACAACACAGAGAGTCAAACACCACCGTCTACGTCTCTACTTCCTTCTTCCTGTCTTTCACGTTCTCAGTACAAGAACACCAGATGCATTCAGGcacactccgaacatcacaaaaacggcttaataacgtgcgtgtgtgtgtgtaaacaaacCGGAAgatcaagaaaaacatgaattcatCTCTAATCATTTTCAATCGCTTACTCTTGACGTGTTCTTACTTTCTTTTTAACCAAGTTATTTATAACTATTATAGATTTCACTTCAACTCTTTTCAAACATGGCTTAACTGCCACAAGATGGCGTCGGCGCGTGCAAACGTTTTGCCGCTCCCTTTCCACACATGTATTTCCTCGTATATTAATAACAGCATCATCATTGTACATTCAAACGTTTTTATAACATATTTACCTTAGTTTTTATACCAGGCTCAATTTACTGTTCTACCCACCTGGAAACCGGAGATATGAATGAGACACACCCAACTTTATAGTGTTGTGACGTTCACGAACGAACCGTTTTTTTTGAACGGCTCATTTAACATGAACGATGGAAACCGAGTCGCAGCTGGGAACCCGCCCCCTAGTTACATAGGGAGGGGCGCAGTACAGTGGCGCGGTGCTTATTATATATGCGAATAGCATCACGCCACGTTGTGTACGGTGCCTTCACGTGAGTgtgccagtaaaaaaaaaaaaaacaacccaaaaatcCAACAACACAGAAACACGTGAATGCCCCCTGCCTTACTACAATGAATCCAGATCAGACTTTAACAGGTTATAATCAGTATTTGAGAATAATTAAAACTCATGTTGGTGGGATATCGAAATTCATTCCTCTGAGTGATTATTTCCAAGATAAAACGAGTTAAGACCAGGCTGGcttcttaaaaaataataaatataaaaatgggcCAAATGAGCCAGTTTTTTGAACGGCTCTTTGAAAGGAACGGCTCACCAAGATCCGGCTCCCCTCAAAGAGCCAAAAATCCCAATCTCTACAACTTTTAAGTCTGTCATTCATCTTGCTTGGCAGAAAGAGGAAGTTCGTCAAGCAGACTAACTGACTTAAGACGTCGGAAGCCAAGCGAAGTTGTCACACTGCCCGCTGCTGGTGAGTGTTCATTACTTACACCACTTATGTACAAAGTAAGACTGTTTTATGCAAACATAGTGAAAACAAGGCTATTACATTTCTGCACTGTTGTCAACGAAATACATTTATCAAAACAATTGTGATCACAGTGGGTATCAACACAAGCGGGAACTAACCATAGCAAGTAGTAATGAATAACAAAGCAGACAGTCGTGACAAAGTAAGAGCATGGGACAATCTGGCACAGGAAGTGTACCGGCTTCTCCTGTAGGAAGCACAGAAGATAATTGGCAGCAGGTGTGCAATGCAATGAAATGGCAGGCAGGTGGCAGCAGAGCAGCAATACAGAACATGACAGATTCAAACTGTTAATGGCTTATAAGCTGTTATGTATTGCAGCTCCAGTCCATTTTTCTTGAGTTGATTAATGGCTGTTTTGATACAGTCCtcatcaaaatcttaagaccagttgaaaaattactatatacattttgcacatttggatcttaatgaggctttaagtagagctacaatattatgcaaaagcaagaaaggGGAGTcagacataaaaacaaaaaaaaaacaaaaaaacatttggaagtttAAGTCAAAATCTGCtcaaaatgacaattttctGTCTGGCATTCAcacggtcatgccctcctgttggctaaagctaagaagtTTTCTCTTCTTAAATGTGGTCGGATCGTCAAGCTGCATAAATATGTCATttctgctgaggttggacgcagtaagacgTTATTTTAAAtctgacatggattgatcagaaattactatatgtattgtttcttatcagctgtatgtgtactgtgtatgtgtgtaagtgatccttgagactatattctatcattatttttaatcagCTGTGGGAAGTGGGTAATTCAtgcaaacagggaaataatctgtcagccttgttgactgtatgtTTCTCAAAACATACGTTCATGCGTTCAGTACCACAAGCAGTTTTCTAACTGACTTCATATCAGCCAAACCAGCTGAAGAGGACAagagaaacaagaaaaaaaaacaccataagtgactgatgcacgatcgtgcccgctgtcttgtcaaatgcaccgtgtacagtatgttatgaGACAAGTTCAAGACAGCAAGAAGCAAAGGAAACAAATCACTGCACAAACGGAAGTGTGCAAAGAATGTTGGGATATGATGGGCCACGAAGGTTGGTTTGAATGCAGACTTCTTCTCAATGGAGAAGAAGGACACATTTGTGGGCgtggtttaaccagaaatgtgtttaaatttaagtctgaaattgacatggattgatgataatttattattaatcagctaaatgtgtactgtgtatgtgtgttagtgATTTGTAAGACTTCAATTATTGAAATGATTGGAGCTATTATCGGATATGAATACCATGTCATAATTCCTCATATTGGCTCGTTAATCAAATATTTAAGCTTTTGCTTTTAATCTTTTGTTGAGGAAAATTCCAGACCATTACTTGTGTAAGCACCTGTAATTACTCCGCTGAGAACTCCGTGACAACTTTGTCGTAATTCAGGACAAGCTAGCAACCACATCAACTGTaaggagctagctagctagctagccttgtAACAGCTGTAACGGGCTGTAACAACGAGTGGTGAGAGACAATATTCGCTATATCAACAAACATTAAACATCAAAGACAGTTGGAAAggcaagctaacaggctaacagaCGGACGGTGTTGACACACGGTGTTGCCTAGCAACTGCAACAATGCCTAGAACCAGGTACATTGGATCGAGGTGAACCTGTGAGCTCATGTAGCTCGGGTCGAAGCACTCCGGACACAATTAAAAACACGAGAAAGCCTTTAATGATCCGCCGCCGAAACCCGCTGAAAGCGATCACTACCACCTGatgacaaagacaaagacaaacaaccattcacactcacattcatacctatggacaatttggagtcgctaattaacctagcatgtttttggaatgtgggaggaaaccggagtacccggagaaaacccacgcatgcacggggagaacatgcaaactccacacagagatgcccgatggtggaatcgaactggggtctcctagctgtgtagcctgttcgctaaccactcatccactgtgcagcccccattttttccccccaaaaatgacTGAAGAAATGACTGTCGTTATTCCACAAAGAGGCAATACAATAATAGTTGGCAACAAGTTGTCAATCATTCATATAAACTCCAGAAGCATGTATGAAAAATtatgacaacaacaaacaatatttgaaGAGAGTATGGAACTCAAAACAATCCataacgatgagccaattcaagaaccaACACAAGCAGTTGATGCTTGCTAaacacaaggatgaagagtcttgaaccaatcATGttgtgtcatatatatatatatatatcaccatTTTGACTGTTattatggtaaccattatgtcattatatggttacATCACTTTATACTTCAGTTTGTGttcaagaaaactaaaaaaatacattaaaaataattaggaaagcaggaagtgaacaaatgtaacagttactgattgtaaaagtaccagatggaggggtaggatttaataagctttgcttcttcctactccttgtggaactgtgaactgattacgtgatgcatttaattgtaacctgatgcatgttcaaattacaCCATTGCCATTACAATTCCAATTACCATTAGTAAGTTGAGTTGTTCAAAGTTCAGATACACACTACTCACACTGTCTGTTGCTGTTTCCATCAGTTCATCATCACTTATGAGAGAAATGGAAAGTTCTAGTCACTATTGGAATCATATTGAGATGTATCTCACTCCAGCGATGTACTTTTGGACTGACTGAGTCCAGGAAATTGACTTCTAATTTGTTTGAGTGCTTTTAATGAAATGCCTGACATGGCTGTGGAATTACTTTTCAGTTGCCGATAATTACGTTTAATTATATAAGCTTTGGCACAATAAGGAAAGCCAACCAATCTGGTTTGGGCAGAAAGTTTGCAACAGTGTGTATCTTCAACTTTGCTTTCACGTGGTATAATCCTGGCATCTTGGCCACATCTTTAACGCCATCAGCATCAAACACATAAC
This window of the Doryrhamphus excisus isolate RoL2022-K1 chromosome 10, RoL_Dexc_1.0, whole genome shotgun sequence genome carries:
- the LOC131137220 gene encoding snaclec agglucetin subunit beta-2-like, whose protein sequence is MAFSLRTFFLLCGVSGLLTGAWSWPRTNKNGCCPEEWTQLDDHCYVFKDDPRTFTDAESVCNILGGNLASITSALKNVVVYELVVEGMVKEAWIGLSDAIEDGEYFWTDGKVFDFDNFNKWPSSGNCTVIGSGGEWDNEECSTEEPYVCIMESSCGKH